A section of the Mycobacterium sp. 3519A genome encodes:
- the nhaA gene encoding Na+/H+ antiporter NhaA, with the protein MTAEPLPRIVRLLPGRFSRDPKAPGTKENTAAALLLAFTVVAILWANSPWAQTYWTLLDTHVGFTFGDHTFEMTVKHLINDGLMTFFFFIVGLEVTSEFTIGELTDRARAAVPVVAAIAGLTLPAVIFLLFNPSGENTHAWGVVISTDTAFLIGALAIIRPKYPSRLRIFLLTLAVVDDIGALCVIALFYSDHIAVVPLVVSIVLIAALALVRFLPAARGPAYAVLGFALWVALSAAGIHPTLAGVAVALLIPVFTPDRQQVESTVEMIRAFRQSPNSQYARAATRGLRESISINERLQTDVGPYVSFVVLPLFALANAGVRLDWDSVTAAMGSTLTWGIVAGLVIGKLIGITGATWFMQRTGLGQLAPGAQLQRVAGGAALSGIGFTIALFIVDIAISEPARQDQARVGVLLASVAAFALGWAIFRITDKLSPPEPVGLKLIRPVDPERDHIRGNPQAPLTLVEYGDFECPFCSRATGAIDEVVEHFGDRLRYVWRHLPLERVHPRAFDAARAAEAAGLQGKFFEMSEMLFANQDQLEWSDIYRYANELGLDLERFDQDVRVHPTKVLHRVQDDAQDAELMDLKSTPTFFVNGKRHKGPWDAASLIRALEAAVP; encoded by the coding sequence GTGACCGCCGAGCCGCTGCCGCGCATCGTTCGCCTGCTGCCGGGGCGCTTCAGCCGCGATCCCAAAGCGCCTGGCACCAAGGAGAATACTGCGGCCGCGCTGTTGCTGGCATTCACCGTGGTGGCCATCCTGTGGGCCAATTCGCCGTGGGCGCAGACGTATTGGACATTGCTGGACACTCACGTCGGCTTCACCTTCGGTGATCACACCTTCGAGATGACCGTCAAGCATCTGATCAACGACGGCCTGATGACGTTCTTCTTCTTCATCGTCGGACTCGAGGTCACCAGCGAGTTCACGATCGGCGAGCTCACCGATCGGGCGCGTGCCGCGGTACCTGTGGTCGCCGCGATCGCCGGGCTCACCCTGCCCGCCGTCATCTTCCTGCTGTTCAATCCGTCCGGGGAGAACACGCACGCATGGGGAGTGGTGATCTCGACCGACACCGCGTTCCTGATCGGCGCGCTGGCCATCATCAGACCCAAATACCCGTCTCGGCTGCGGATCTTCCTGCTCACCTTGGCCGTTGTCGACGACATCGGCGCGCTCTGCGTGATCGCCCTGTTCTACTCCGACCACATCGCGGTGGTCCCGCTGGTGGTCTCGATTGTCCTGATCGCCGCGCTGGCGTTGGTCCGGTTCCTGCCCGCCGCGCGCGGCCCTGCCTACGCGGTGCTCGGCTTCGCGCTGTGGGTCGCGTTGTCCGCCGCGGGCATTCACCCCACCCTCGCCGGCGTCGCGGTCGCGTTGCTGATCCCCGTCTTCACCCCTGATCGCCAGCAGGTGGAGTCGACTGTCGAGATGATCCGCGCCTTCCGGCAGTCGCCCAACTCGCAGTACGCCAGGGCCGCCACTCGCGGTCTGCGGGAGTCGATCTCGATCAACGAACGACTGCAGACCGACGTCGGGCCCTACGTGTCGTTCGTGGTGCTGCCGTTGTTCGCGCTGGCCAACGCCGGGGTCCGGTTGGACTGGGACAGCGTGACGGCCGCGATGGGCTCGACGCTGACCTGGGGCATCGTCGCGGGTCTGGTGATCGGCAAACTCATCGGCATCACCGGCGCGACATGGTTCATGCAGCGGACCGGTCTTGGCCAGCTTGCGCCCGGCGCACAGTTGCAGCGGGTGGCCGGCGGAGCGGCGCTGTCCGGAATCGGTTTCACCATCGCGCTGTTCATCGTCGACATCGCGATCTCCGAACCGGCGCGCCAGGACCAGGCGCGCGTCGGCGTGCTGCTCGCCTCGGTGGCCGCGTTCGCGCTGGGCTGGGCGATCTTCCGGATCACCGACAAGTTGAGTCCGCCTGAACCGGTGGGGCTCAAGTTGATTCGGCCCGTCGACCCCGAGCGCGATCACATTCGCGGCAACCCGCAGGCCCCGCTGACGCTGGTCGAGTACGGCGACTTCGAGTGCCCGTTCTGCAGCCGGGCGACCGGAGCCATCGACGAGGTGGTCGAACACTTCGGCGACCGGCTGCGGTATGTGTGGCGTCATCTGCCGCTGGAGCGGGTGCATCCGCGCGCCTTCGACGCCGCGCGGGCCGCGGAGGCAGCGGGGTTGCAGGGCAAGTTCTTCGAGATGAGCGAGATGCTGTTTGCCAACCAGGATCAACTGGAGTGGTCGGACATCTACCGCTACGCCAACGAGTTGGGTCTGGACCTCGAACGGTTCGACCAGGACGTGCGGGTGCATCCGACCAAGGTGCTGCACCGGGTGCAGGACGACGCGCAGGACGCCGAACTGATGGACCTCAAGTCCACGCCGACGTTCTTCGTCAACGGCAAGCGGCACAAGGGCCCGTGGGACGCCGCGAGCCTGATTCGTGCGCTGGAAGCGGCTGTGCCGTAA
- a CDS encoding glycoside hydrolase family 76 protein, producing MDQVWANRAASAETAIAKRHLKKLWGLPGTQLGVVAWPASRRHRTFGIWHYWWQAHLLDNLVDAQVRDPQPERKTKIERQIRAHWLRNTGWTNDYYDDMAWLALALERAGRLAGVEKPGALKKLSEQFLNAWVPEDGGGIPWRKQDQFFNAPANGPAAIFLSRYDDRLRRAQQMSDWIDETLIDPETHLVFDGIKAGSLVRAQYTYCQGVVIGLDTELAARTKDPQHAERVHRLVKAVREHMAPDGIIKGAGGGDGGLFNGILARYLALVVTTLPRNGPADAEARDIAQTLVLTSAESAWENRQTVDGLPLFAAFWDRTAEIPSAAGTEAQFVEGAVNASEVPERDLSVQLSGWMLMEAAHATAAASDDE from the coding sequence ATGGATCAGGTATGGGCTAACCGCGCGGCGAGCGCGGAGACGGCGATTGCCAAGCGACACCTGAAAAAGCTGTGGGGACTGCCGGGCACCCAACTCGGCGTCGTCGCGTGGCCGGCGTCGCGCAGGCACCGCACGTTCGGCATCTGGCACTACTGGTGGCAGGCGCATCTGCTGGACAACCTCGTCGACGCGCAGGTGCGCGATCCGCAACCGGAGCGCAAGACGAAGATCGAGCGCCAGATCCGCGCGCATTGGTTGCGCAACACCGGATGGACCAACGACTACTACGACGACATGGCGTGGCTTGCGCTGGCGCTGGAGCGGGCAGGCCGGTTGGCCGGTGTCGAGAAACCGGGCGCACTGAAGAAGCTCTCCGAACAGTTCCTCAACGCCTGGGTGCCCGAGGACGGCGGCGGCATCCCGTGGCGCAAGCAGGACCAGTTCTTCAACGCCCCCGCGAACGGGCCCGCGGCCATCTTCCTGTCCCGCTATGACGACCGACTGCGCCGCGCGCAGCAGATGTCGGACTGGATCGACGAAACGTTGATCGACCCGGAAACCCATCTGGTGTTCGACGGCATCAAGGCAGGCTCCCTGGTGCGCGCGCAGTACACCTACTGCCAGGGCGTGGTGATCGGCCTTGACACCGAACTGGCCGCACGGACGAAAGACCCGCAGCACGCCGAGCGGGTGCACAGGCTGGTCAAGGCGGTGCGCGAGCACATGGCGCCCGACGGCATCATCAAGGGCGCGGGCGGCGGTGACGGCGGACTGTTCAACGGCATCCTGGCCCGCTACCTCGCGCTGGTGGTCACCACCCTGCCGCGGAACGGGCCCGCGGACGCCGAGGCCCGCGACATCGCCCAAACGCTGGTGCTCACCTCGGCCGAGTCGGCATGGGAGAACCGGCAGACCGTCGACGGCCTGCCGCTGTTCGCAGCGTTCTGGGACCGAACCGCCGAAATACCAAGCGCTGCAGGGACGGAAGCGCAGTTCGTCGAGGGCGCGGTCAACGCCTCCGAGGTTCCCGAACGCGATCTGTCGGTGCAGTTGTCGGGCTGGATGCTGATGGAGGCGGCCCACGCGACAGCCGCGGCGAGCGACGACGAGTGA
- a CDS encoding RNA methyltransferase, with the protein MTEPRPDVAAEPGPTEWGVGPGVGPWQGPLPDDPRYDPALLRDGDSRNVVDAYRYWTREAIIADIDRRRHPLHIAIENFGSDANIGAVVRTANAFAVHTVHIVGRRRWNRRGAMVTDRYQRLHHHDSTAGLLAFAADAGLTVVAVDNVAGSVRIEHTALPRDCLLIFGQEGPGITDDAKAGAAVTVSIAQFGSTRSINAGVAAGIAMHTWITQHADISNAW; encoded by the coding sequence ATGACGGAACCCAGGCCTGATGTCGCCGCCGAACCGGGACCCACCGAATGGGGTGTGGGGCCCGGCGTCGGCCCCTGGCAGGGGCCGCTTCCCGACGACCCGCGCTACGACCCCGCGCTGCTGCGCGACGGCGACTCCCGCAACGTCGTCGACGCGTACCGGTACTGGACGCGGGAAGCCATCATCGCCGACATCGACCGGCGCAGGCACCCGCTGCACATCGCGATCGAGAACTTCGGCAGCGACGCGAACATCGGCGCGGTGGTCCGCACCGCCAACGCGTTCGCCGTCCACACCGTGCACATCGTCGGCAGGCGCCGGTGGAACCGCCGCGGCGCCATGGTCACCGACCGCTATCAGCGGTTGCACCACCACGACAGCACGGCCGGACTGCTGGCCTTCGCCGCCGACGCAGGCCTCACCGTGGTCGCCGTCGACAACGTCGCCGGGTCGGTCCGCATCGAGCACACCGCGTTGCCGCGGGACTGCCTTCTGATCTTCGGGCAGGAAGGTCCCGGCATTACCGACGACGCCAAGGCAGGCGCCGCGGTGACCGTGTCAATCGCGCAATTCGGCTCGACCCGCAGCATCAACGCCGGTGTTGCTGCGGGTATCGCGATGCACACCTGGATCACTCAACATGCGGACATTTCCAACGCCTGGTAG